The Helicobacter canis genomic sequence ACCTCCACTCATCGCAAAAGCATAGCGATCTAGCACACTAGAATCCAGCCCTAGTGTATCTAGCAAGCTAGCGATTTGCTTAGGATCATAGGCTTTGCCCCACGCACGCACGCTTTCTGCGATGTGGCTTTGCATCGTGTGAAGTGGATCAAAGCAGGTGCGGGGATTTTGCAAAATGCTTGCGATGATGGGAGTCGCGCTAGCTTTATGCGCGGTAGCAAGCGGTGTGTCATCAAGCAAGATAGATCCGCTAGTTTGTGTGAGATTAGAGGGAAGCAAGCCTTGCAAGGCTAGGGCGCAGAGTGTTTTACCACTGCCACTTCTGCCTACAAGCGCGGTGATTTGCCCAGATTCTAGCGATATGCTAATGTCTGTAAGCAGCGGCTTTGTGCCAAAAGATACAGAGATATGCGCGAGTGCTAGCTTAGATTTAGCCATAACGCACATCTTCTAAATGTGTAGTGAAAAACCGCTTCAAGCTCTCTCCCAGCAGAGAAAAAAGCGCGATAGTGATAAAAAGCGCGCCTCCGGGATATAGCAGCAAATGCGGTGCGCTATATAGAGAGTCTTTCATCTCGCTAAGCATAAGCCCCCATTCTGCGAGCGGTGGCTGCACGCCTAGCCCGATGAAAGATAGCCCAGCGATGTGAAGCATTATATGCCCTATATCCATAGTGGCAAGCACAAGTATATGGATACATAAATTTGGGAGAAAATTCTGCCTAAAGCTTTGCCAAAAGCTCTGTCCTTGCATATACGAGATAGCTACATACTCTTTAGATCGCAAAGAGAGCGTGAGCGAGCGAGATATACGCGCATAAAATGCCCAATGCGTGAGCGTTATAGCGATGATCACATTCCATAGTCCAGAGCCAAGCACCCCCACAAAAAACAATGCCAAAATCATCGTAGGCATACTTAAAAACACATCACACACGCGCATAATCACCCTATCCCACACTCCTCCTAATGCTCCAGCTACCCCACCTACACAAATGCCGATCACTACCACAAGCACGATGATACAAAGGCTTGCCCCAAGCGAGATATACGCGCCATAAACAAGCCTTGTGAAAATATCTCGCCCCAAGTGATCGCAGCCTAGTAAATGCTCTTTGCTCATAGGGGCTAGCTGCTTGGAGAGATCGATCATATCGGGCTGATATGGGCTAAGAAGCGGAGTAAAAGCGCATATAAGTAGCAAAAGCGCGATACCACAAAGAGCGATTTTGCCTTGCAGTGGGAAGTGTTTGTGGATTTTAGGCGAAGATGTGTAAATAGCAGTGGGCTTTAGCATATATATCCATTACAGAGAAATTCTAGGATCAAGATAGGCACATAGCACATCAACAAGCACATTTGCCAGCGTGAAAACCACGCATAGCACGATCACAAAGCATTGGATAATGGGATAGTCGTGATTGGCTATGCCTTGGATACAATATAGCCCAATACCCGGTATCCCAAAGATACTCTCAATAATAAGCGCACCACCTAGCAGCTCGCCGATGTGTAGTCCCATTATCGCTAGTAGTGGGAGAATGGCATTTTTGAAAATATGCTTATAGGTGATGACTGCTCGCGGAAGCTGACGGATTTTGGCATAGAGGACAAAGCGAGAGTCCAGCACCTCAAGCATACTTGTGCGTAAAAGTCTTGTCGTAACACAAAGCGACATAAATACCAAGCTTATGCTAGGCAGCACAAAGCTTGATAGAGTAGAGTCCCACACCGCAGGCAGCCACCCTAGTGTAATGGCAAAGACCCACACCAGCAAAAATGCTAGCCAAAAGCTTGGCATACACGCCCCTATAAAACACACAATACTTATCACAATATCTGGGAATCTCTCTTTATATAATGCGCTAATACTCCCAAAAATGCTAGCAAAAATCCCTATAAGCACCACCCCTATACCAACGAGCGTTAAGGTTATGGGTAGGCGAGAGAAAAAGACCGCACTCACAGGCTCTCCACTCATAAACGAAGTCCCAAAATCTAGCGTGATAGCTTTGTATAGCCACGCGATGTATTGGGATATAAGCGGGGTATCAAGCCCAAATTCTGCTTCTAAAAATGCGATGTTTTCTTGCGTGGTAGGGAGATTGGATAGAGTGAGATACTGCGCGATAGGATCGCCCACGCTTAAACGCAGTAGCATAAAAATCCCAAATGACGCCACAAGCAAAATAGGGATAAGATATAGCACGCGCTGAAGTGTTTGGCGTGCTATATGCCAGAATCTAGTTTTGTGCATTATTGATACCACTCAGCTATAGGAAGCTCGACTACAAGTGCGCCCATTTCTACGCCTTTAATCTCACTGCGCACAATGGCGGCATTGCGCTGGTGGGCTATGGGGAAGAGTATATAGGCATCAAAGAGTAGCGATAGGGCAGTATTGAGATGATCTTGTAGCTCTTTGGTCGTGCTAGTGTGGATAGCTTGTGTCGTGTGCTTGTGGAAGTCTTGCGCGTGCGTGGATTCTAGGGCTTGCAGGAGCTTATACTCGATATGCCCTTCTTTTTGCATTGAGTAGAGATGACTAAGTGGCTCATAAGGCGCACCCCAAGTTTGCGTGAAAGCAAGCTCGAAAGTGTTGTTGATAAGATGCTTTTTATACGCGCTAGGCTCTATGCCTTTTATGCGTAGGGGTATGCCACAGGCTTTGGCTTGGGATTGGATAATTTGTGCGAGCATTTTTTGCTGGGGGTTGTTGCTTGGGTAGATTAGCTCTATGGGGTCTTTGGGGGTGTGTGCCATATCGCATTGATGTGGCGGGAGCTTGGGGAATCGCACAGATTGTAGCAATGCTGTGTTTGGCGCATATATACTTGTAGCTTGCATAGCAAGATCGCCAAAGACGCTTGGGATAAGTGCGCTTGTATCTAGGGCTTGCACTAGGGCTTTTCGAGCAAAAGTGGATTCTAGGGCTTTGGTGCGTGGATTTATGGCTAGGAGTATGGTGGAGAGCGGTGCGCTTGTGTAGGTGCGTAGGCGTGGATTTTTCCGCGCGGTGTTAAACATATCAAGCGAGACTAGCTCTAGCCCATAGATCGCATCAATTTGTCTAGCTTGCAAGGCGGCTAATCTCGCACTTGGCTCAAAGATGATTTTAGCGATGATGGTGTCAAAATAGGGTGTTTTAGGTGCTTGGGATTGTGAGCTACTAAAATCTTTATAGTAAGGGTTTTTGCGGAAAGTTATTGTGCTTGCACTGCTACTCTCTAGCATATACGCGCCGGTGCCTATGGGGGTGGGGTTGTAGGTGGTTAGATTAAGATCGCTAGGGAAAGCACTTTTTGCCAAAAAGCGAAATGGTCGGACAAAGGCTAGCTCATCTAGTGTGAGTGTGTAGGGGTATTTCAGTGTAAGCACGATCGTGTAGGGATCAAGCTTTTTTATAGAATCTAGCGCGTGGATTAGCCCTACCCAGCTGTGGCGTTCTCTGTGCTGCAAAATAGAGGTGAAATTAAGCAAAACAACATCGGCATCAAAGATCTCGCCATTAGAGAAGCGCACGCCCTTGCGCAGGTGGAAAGTATAGCTTCTGCCATCAGGGCTAATGTCCCACGAGGTCGCAAGACTAGGGATAATATTGCCGGATTTATCAAGCTTGGTTAAGCCCTCATAGACGAGATTTTGCGCAAACATTGCGTTTGTGCCATAGCCGTGAGGATTGAGCGCACCAACAGGCGCGGATATGGCTATGGATAGGGTGTGATTCTCTGTGGCATTAGCAAGTTTTGCACTAGATGATCCCACAAATAGCACTATCCCTAGGAGAAAAACTCGCCAAATATCCACGCGAGATCGCGTGGTAGAATCTTTGAGAAATGATGTCTGCACGATGAGCCTTGTGAAAAGATTGGCGTATTATATTATTATTTTTATATTTGTGTAATACTAGATTCTAGGGTATCAAAGATCGTGATATAAATAGATAGGCTAATGTGGTGAGCGGTGGAATAGATGCGAAGATAAGATGACTTTGCTAAGACTTTAAGCAGAGGTAAGAAGTGGTGGACGCGCAGAGGATCGAACTCTGGACCCACTGATTAAGAGTCAGTTGCTCTACCAGCTGAGCTACGCGTCCGCCAAGGCGCGATTATAGCAGAAAATCTCATAAAATCACACCAAAAGCCCTTTACCCCCATTTTACTTGCTCTAGGGAATGCGGAAGATATAGCTCTGGGCTGGGAGGCGGTAGGGATTGCCATAATTGCTTAAAGGGTGAGAAATGCCCAGATCTTGCAGAAGCTTTGCCCCTATGCTCATAAGCGTGTATTGTGGGAAATAGGGGTGATTGCTTGTTTTGAATAGTAGCTCGTGGCTAGATTCTAGCTCTGTAATCCTAGAATCCGCAATATCCATATCGCTAAGAGCGGTGATAATGAGCAAGTCGCTAGAATCTGGGGTGCTAACTTCTTGGGAGTTAAAAAAGCTTAGAGATGAGTGTGGATCTATGCTAAAGGAAGTGCCATTAGGCTCTTTGCTGGCTATGTCAAACTCTCTTACGCCAAAGATTGTGGGCAGGATAGAAAATATCGCAGGATAACTCCACGCATTATAGTAGCGATCCACTCCACGCCCAAAGCCTTCAAAGTAGATGGTCGTGTGTGGGTGGCTCTTAAGATAGCTGGCAAGATAGCGCATTGTGTCATTTATATTTTTGTTTTGCGTTTTGTAGAAAGTGAGATAGTGGATACCTTGTGGGATTGATGAGGTAAGCAAGATAGCCAGCACTACTGCAGTAATTACCCTAAATCCCCACCTCTTAATGCACGCATAATGCCCTAGCAAAAAGAGCAGATATAAGCTTGCTAGGATATTTGCCGGGGTGAAATAATGAAAGCTCCCCATACCAAGCGCGATAAATGCGAGCATATAGGCAAAACCACTAAGCCCCACACTATCCCAAAACACATCGATAGCATCGCCCTTAGCCACGCGATATAGGCGGAAGCCGAGTGCCACAGGCAGTGCTATGCTAAGCAAAGGTGCGCTTAAGAAAAGCACGGCAAAAAGCCGCACAGATGAGTAAATCTCCATAGCCGAGTAGTCTCCACTGCTACCGCGCGTGAAGTAGGCATACGCCCCTAGAAACACCACGCCAGAGAGTGCTAGGGCTATATCAAGCAGAAAAATACGCCTAGTAAGTGTAAGGGATTTGGTGCGTATAAAACTTTCAAGCAGTGATAGGGCGATATGCGCTAGCCCAAAGCCAGAGATAATGACAAAGGCGACTTCTTTGAGATAGATTGCGGCATTGCCAAAGAGCAGGGCTAGCAGGGCAAGTAGCCACGACTTGGGCTTGCTTTGGGAGTGTAGTGCGTAGAAGTAGCAGAGCAAAAAGGCAAGGATAAAAAGCGTGAGTGTCGTCTCTGGGAAGACGATTTCTACCATAAGCTTGGCATAGCCCACACTTAGCACCACGCAAACAAACATCACCAAAATCGCCCAGTGATTGGCTCGGCTTTGTCGCCCTAAGGCTAGGTAGCATACCCCAAATGCCACAAGCACGCAGGCATTGCCTAGCATAAAGGCATAGGGGCTTAGAGAAAATTGCGCGATTAAGGCGAGATTCCACCCAGCTAAGGGGAAAAATCTCTTCATCTCTAGCCCTGCTAGCCCGTGCCACGCGCTTTTAGATTCTAGGAGTTGCGTGAAAAACACAAACCCATCGCTATTAAGCATAGGGATCGCAGAATCCATAACAATAAATCCCGCATACGCAAGGATAAAGCCAAAAAATAGCCCATAAAATACAGCAGAGGCTATGCTACTTTTACTTCGCCCCCCCCTATCGCATTTAGTTGTGTTGCCATACTTGTCCTTTGTGGTGAGATTGAGATTTATCGCTAGTGTGGGTCATCTAGCGCGAAGCTTGCGCGTGCGTGATAGGCGGTAGATCGCACTTGGCTTATCCTCATACAGCCCCCTAGAATCCACGATCACCACATCGGCTACTTGCAGAGCAAACTCTAGGGAAAATGGCTCTTTGGTGCGATTGGCAGAAGTGGAGTAAAGCCCCCCAAAATAGCGCAAAAACTCCCTATGTAAAGGCTCTTTGACAATGCGGAAGGATTTTTTACTAGGCAGGATAACGCTTGTCTTGCTCGCGCGGCGGACAAAATGGCGGTGAGATATAGGGACTCGCAGCTCTTGTGTGGCGCACTGCAAGCTAGCAAATGTCTTTAGCACGGCTTGGCTACTTGGGCGGAGCTTGGCGCGATTGAGCAGCGTGGGGGAGGAGCAGAGGAAGCCGGCGGTGGTGTCAGTCTGGGCTAGGAAGATCGGCGGTTGTTTGGAAAGTTTGGCTTTGTGTGTTTTGGCGTTTTTCTCTGTCATTGCGAGCCGCTGCGTAGCAGTGGCGTGGCAATCTATAGTTTTTGCGGCAGCAAAAATGGAAGTATCACTAGAATCCACTTTTTCTAAAGAAGCTATGCTTTGTATTTTTTGTGCGTTTTTATCAAAAGTGGATTCTAGGGTGAGTGTTTTTGTTTGTATGGATTGCCACGCCGACAAGTCGGCTCGCAATGACGATGAAAAAGCTTCATCGCTAGAATCCACTTTTTTATTTTCGGCAGATTTTTCAAAAGTGGATTCTAGGATTTGCTTATGTTTTCCATTTTTAGATAGCACCACAAAGCTAGCACCCTTTGGGCGGAACGCTAGCAGAGCGTATCGCTCACACAATAGCGCGACATACTCTGCCAAAGGCTCTTTAGGCTTCTTATTGAAAGAAGTCTTGCAATGCTTGCGGGATATTGATGTCATTGTGCTGGATTTCGCGGATAGATTCTGCGCCTACAAGCGCGGCGGCTATGGTGGTGAAGTATGGCACAGAGCTTTTAAGCACTTGGCGGCGGATCTCTCTGGCGTCATCTTTGGTCTGGCTATCATCGCTGGTGTTTATCACAAGCGCGATGTCATTATTCATAATCAAATCTTGGATATTGGGGCGACCTTGAGAGATTTTCAGCACGCACGATGATGGGATTTGCGCGCTCTCTAGCACTCTGTGCGTGCCTTCAGTCGCACACACGCTAAAGCCTAGCTCAATGAAGCTTTTAGCAATCTGTGTGGCATAGGGCTTATCGCAATCTGCTAGGGATAAAAAGAGCTTGCCAGAGCTTGGCAGGGTGTTTTTACTAGCATTTTGCGCCTTGGCAAAGCTTATCCCAAAGCTTGTAGAAATCCCCATAACTTCACCGGTGCTTTTCATCTCTGGTCCTAGTAGCAAGTCCGCGCCGCTAAGCTTTTGAAATGGAAAGACAGAGTCTTTGACCGCGATATGTGTGTAGGGCTTGGATTCTAGGGGGGATTTGGTGAAGTCTATGCGATTATGCGTATCATAAAACTTTAGAGCCTCTTGCAAATCCCCTTGCCACATCACGCGTGTAGCGACTTTTGCTAGCGGTATCCCGCTTGCTTTGCTCACAAATGGCACGGTGCGAGAAGCCCTAGGATTTACTTCGATGATATATAGGCTATCTTTGTGGATAGCGTATTGGATATTGATAAGCCCTACAATGCCTAGCTCTAGGGCGATTTTGCGCGTGCTTTGGCGGATCTCTTCAAGTAGATTTTCCGCGATACTCACACTTGGCAGCACGCTGGTAGAATCCCCAGAATGCACCCCTGCTTCTTCGATATGCTGCATAATCCCGCCGATATATACTTCCTTGCCATCGCTTATGGCATCGACATCAAGCTCGATAGCGTGGTCTAAAAATTTATCAATAAGCACAGGAGAGTCCTCGCTCACTTTCACGGCTTCTTCCATATACACGCGCAGCTCATCGGCATCTTGCACGATCCGCATAGCCCGCCCACCTAGCACATAGCTCGGGCGCACAAGCACAGGGTAGCTGATCTGGCTTGCCACGCTGAAGGCTTGCTCTTTGGTATAGGCTATGCCATTATCTGGCTGCTTTAGCCCAAGTGTGCTAATAAAGTGGGCAAACTTCTCTCTATCTTCGGCGATGTCGATGACTTTGGCACTTGTGCCGATGATGTTGGCGTGGATTTTGGTAAGAGAGTTTGCTAGCTTTAGCGGTGTCTGCCCTCCAAAATGCACGATAATGCCATCTGGCTTTTCTTTTTCAATCACCGCTCGCACACGCTCAAAGTCGATAGGCTCAAAGTAGAGCATATCGCTGGTGTCATAATCGGTGCTTACGGTCTCTGGGTTGCAGTTATACATTATGCTTTTTACGCCTAGATCTGCTAGGGCGAAGCTGGCATGCACGCAGCAGTAGTCGAACTCGATGCCTTGACCGATTCTGTTAGGACCACCACCTATGATCATAACTTTGGCTGGCGTTGGCTGCTCGATGGTGGATTCGGCTTTGCGCGATAAATCTTTGATTGCATCGCCGCGCTGCGTCGATAGACAGCCAAGTCTTATCTCCTTGCGCGGCTCGCAAAGCAAAGATTTCTCATCGCAAATCCTAGAATCCTTTGCTAGCTCATTTAAATTTGCACTAGAATCCACTTTTTCACAAGAGCTATTTTTTCTGTCATTGCGAGACACTGCGCCAGCAGTGGCGTGGCAATCCATAGTTTTTGCGGTAGCAAAAATGGAGGTATCACTAGAATCCACTTTTTGTGCTTTTTGTTCGCATTTTTCAAAAGTGGATTCTAGGGCAATATCCTCGCGGAAGGATTTTTGAGCTAAAAATGGGGCTTTGCAAGGCGAGTCAAGGGATTTACCTTGAGTGGTAATGAGCGCAGACTCGCCGCAGCAATCGCCATTTTTAGCCAAAAAGCCAACGCGCTCACTCGGCACAAAAGTGGAGTAAAGATAGGGAGTTTTTGCTTCAAACTCCGCCGCACAAGTATCCACCTCCTCATACACCGCCACTATGCCCATCTCTTTGCGCAAATTATACAGCTCGCTCTCGCTCATCTCTAGCCGCTCTTTTTTGCCTAGCTCATAGCAGATCATCTTATCGCTAAAGCCTTGCGATTTTAGGCGGCGTAGCCTTGCAGGGTCATTTAGCACATCGCTTGTGATAGACTCTTGCGCGGCGACTAGCTCGCTAATTTGTGAGAGAAACCACCTATCAATCTGGCAGAGACTATGCACCTCTTCTACACTAAGCCCCAAGCGGAAGCAGTCTGCTACATACAGCAGCCGCTCTGCATTTGGGCGGCGGGTCTCTTTGCGCGCTAGGTTTAGATCATCTGTGAGTGAGTTTAGCCCATAGTAGCCACACTCTAGGCTACATAACGCCTTTTGCAAGCTCTCTTTGAAGCTCCCGCCAATCGCCATAACTTCGCCGATAGACTTCATACTCGTGCTAAGGGTAGAATCCGCCTTTGGAAACTTCTCAAAGGTAAAGCGTGGGATTTTAGTAACGATATAATCAATGCTAGGCTCAAAGCTTGCTGGCGTGCCGGTGATGTCGTTTTGTATCTCATCGAGACTAAAGCCCACGGCTAGCAGCGTGGCGATTTTGGCGATGGGATAGCCGGTAGCCTTGCTCGCAAGCGCGGAGCTGCGCGATACGCGCGGATTCATCTCAATGACCGTCATTCTGCCGTTTTTGGGATTTATGGCAAACTGCACATTGCTCCCGCCTGTATCTACGCCAATTTCGCGCAGGATTTTGAAGCTGGCATCGCGCATTCTTTGATACTCTTTATCTGTGAGAGTTAGAGCTGGAGCAATGGTGATAGAATCCCCTGTATGCACGCCCATAGGGTCGAGATTTTCGATACTGCACACGATTATGCAATTATCATTTCTATCGCGGATAACCTCCATTTCATACTCTTTCCACCCTAGCAAAGACTCTTCGATCAAAATCTCACTAATAGGGCTTGCCTCTAGCCCCGCCTTTGCCAATGCCTTAAACTCCTCGATATTATACGCCACGCCGCTGCCCCCACCTGCTAGCGTGTAGCTCGCGCGGATAATGAGCGGGAAGCCGATCTCACTAGCAGCCTTTAGGGCTTCTTCTTCTGTGTAGGCATAGTGGCTTTTGGGCAGATCCATTCCTATTTTTAGCATTGCTTCTTTGAATGCTTGGCGATCCTCGCCCTTTTTGATCGCCTCTGGCTTTGCCCCTAGGAATTGCACCCCTTCTAATGCCCCGCTCTCGTGCAGCTCCATAGCGATATTAAGCGCAGTTTGTCCGCCCATCGTGGGCAAAATCGCATCAACACCCTCAAGCTTAATGATATTTCGCACGACTTCTTTGGTGATAGGCTCGATATAGGTGCGATCTGCTAGCTCTGGGTCTGTCATAATCGTAGCGGGGTTGGAGTTGATAAGCACCACGCGATAGCCTAGGGATTTAAGCGTTTTAGCCGCTTGTGTGCCAGAGTAGTCAAACTCACACGCCTGCCCTATGACAATGGGACCTGAGCCGATAAGCAAAATCGTTGTAATATCCGTGCGTTTGGGCATTGAAAGCTCCTATGTGAAGTCTAACTCTTTGCGCTTGCAAAGTAGAATCTGTAAGTAGAATCTAGGCGGGCAAAAAATCCAGCCATTATAAAAAAACTCTAATAAATCTTTGCTAAAGTCGCTATGGTGCAAGCGTGCTAATGGTGTATAATACGCGCAAATTCCCACGCACAAAGGCTCATCAATGAGGATCGCTATCAACGGATTTGGACGGCTTGGGCGGGCGATCGCGCGC encodes the following:
- the nikC gene encoding nickel ABC transporter permease subunit NikC, with protein sequence MLKPTAIYTSSPKIHKHFPLQGKIALCGIALLLLICAFTPLLSPYQPDMIDLSKQLAPMSKEHLLGCDHLGRDIFTRLVYGAYISLGASLCIIVLVVVIGICVGGVAGALGGVWDRVIMRVCDVFLSMPTMILALFFVGVLGSGLWNVIIAITLTHWAFYARISRSLTLSLRSKEYVAISYMQGQSFWQSFRQNFLPNLCIHILVLATMDIGHIMLHIAGLSFIGLGVQPPLAEWGLMLSEMKDSLYSAPHLLLYPGGALFITIALFSLLGESLKRFFTTHLEDVRYG
- a CDS encoding ABC transporter permease subunit, whose protein sequence is MHKTRFWHIARQTLQRVLYLIPILLVASFGIFMLLRLSVGDPIAQYLTLSNLPTTQENIAFLEAEFGLDTPLISQYIAWLYKAITLDFGTSFMSGEPVSAVFFSRLPITLTLVGIGVVLIGIFASIFGSISALYKERFPDIVISIVCFIGACMPSFWLAFLLVWVFAITLGWLPAVWDSTLSSFVLPSISLVFMSLCVTTRLLRTSMLEVLDSRFVLYAKIRQLPRAVITYKHIFKNAILPLLAIMGLHIGELLGGALIIESIFGIPGIGLYCIQGIANHDYPIIQCFVIVLCVVFTLANVLVDVLCAYLDPRISL
- a CDS encoding ABC transporter substrate-binding protein, producing the protein MQTSFLKDSTTRSRVDIWRVFLLGIVLFVGSSSAKLANATENHTLSIAISAPVGALNPHGYGTNAMFAQNLVYEGLTKLDKSGNIIPSLATSWDISPDGRSYTFHLRKGVRFSNGEIFDADVVLLNFTSILQHRERHSWVGLIHALDSIKKLDPYTIVLTLKYPYTLTLDELAFVRPFRFLAKSAFPSDLNLTTYNPTPIGTGAYMLESSSASTITFRKNPYYKDFSSSQSQAPKTPYFDTIIAKIIFEPSARLAALQARQIDAIYGLELVSLDMFNTARKNPRLRTYTSAPLSTILLAINPRTKALESTFARKALVQALDTSALIPSVFGDLAMQATSIYAPNTALLQSVRFPKLPPHQCDMAHTPKDPIELIYPSNNPQQKMLAQIIQSQAKACGIPLRIKGIEPSAYKKHLINNTFELAFTQTWGAPYEPLSHLYSMQKEGHIEYKLLQALESTHAQDFHKHTTQAIHTSTTKELQDHLNTALSLLFDAYILFPIAHQRNAAIVRSEIKGVEMGALVVELPIAEWYQ
- the carB gene encoding carbamoyl-phosphate synthase large subunit encodes the protein MPKRTDITTILLIGSGPIVIGQACEFDYSGTQAAKTLKSLGYRVVLINSNPATIMTDPELADRTYIEPITKEVVRNIIKLEGVDAILPTMGGQTALNIAMELHESGALEGVQFLGAKPEAIKKGEDRQAFKEAMLKIGMDLPKSHYAYTEEEALKAASEIGFPLIIRASYTLAGGGSGVAYNIEEFKALAKAGLEASPISEILIEESLLGWKEYEMEVIRDRNDNCIIVCSIENLDPMGVHTGDSITIAPALTLTDKEYQRMRDASFKILREIGVDTGGSNVQFAINPKNGRMTVIEMNPRVSRSSALASKATGYPIAKIATLLAVGFSLDEIQNDITGTPASFEPSIDYIVTKIPRFTFEKFPKADSTLSTSMKSIGEVMAIGGSFKESLQKALCSLECGYYGLNSLTDDLNLARKETRRPNAERLLYVADCFRLGLSVEEVHSLCQIDRWFLSQISELVAAQESITSDVLNDPARLRRLKSQGFSDKMICYELGKKERLEMSESELYNLRKEMGIVAVYEEVDTCAAEFEAKTPYLYSTFVPSERVGFLAKNGDCCGESALITTQGKSLDSPCKAPFLAQKSFREDIALESTFEKCEQKAQKVDSSDTSIFATAKTMDCHATAGAVSRNDRKNSSCEKVDSSANLNELAKDSRICDEKSLLCEPRKEIRLGCLSTQRGDAIKDLSRKAESTIEQPTPAKVMIIGGGPNRIGQGIEFDYCCVHASFALADLGVKSIMYNCNPETVSTDYDTSDMLYFEPIDFERVRAVIEKEKPDGIIVHFGGQTPLKLANSLTKIHANIIGTSAKVIDIAEDREKFAHFISTLGLKQPDNGIAYTKEQAFSVASQISYPVLVRPSYVLGGRAMRIVQDADELRVYMEEAVKVSEDSPVLIDKFLDHAIELDVDAISDGKEVYIGGIMQHIEEAGVHSGDSTSVLPSVSIAENLLEEIRQSTRKIALELGIVGLINIQYAIHKDSLYIIEVNPRASRTVPFVSKASGIPLAKVATRVMWQGDLQEALKFYDTHNRIDFTKSPLESKPYTHIAVKDSVFPFQKLSGADLLLGPEMKSTGEVMGISTSFGISFAKAQNASKNTLPSSGKLFLSLADCDKPYATQIAKSFIELGFSVCATEGTHRVLESAQIPSSCVLKISQGRPNIQDLIMNNDIALVINTSDDSQTKDDAREIRRQVLKSSVPYFTTIAAALVGAESIREIQHNDINIPQALQDFFQ